The following proteins come from a genomic window of Streptomyces sp. NBC_00539:
- the nth gene encoding endonuclease III, whose translation MGSAGVTAAQNSAVGEQAPGASPSEVPPSPQGKGSTKKQASGRAAKQASAPAPKQASGRAAKQTAGPAPKQASGPAPERASGGPAKRPKPESRLAMIRRARRINRELAEVYPYAHPELDFRNPFELLVATVLSAQTTDLRVNQTTPALFAAYPSPEAMAAAAPEDLEELIRPTGFFRAKSRSLLGLSQALCEKFGGEVPGRIEDLVTLPGVGRKTANVVLGNAFGVPGITVDTHFGRLVRRFKWTEQEDPEKVEEEICAIFPKSEWTMLSHRVVFHGRRICHARKPACGACPIAPLCPSYGEGETDPEKARMLLKYEKGGQPGQRLSPPPDYPGLPAPPLGGAPAP comes from the coding sequence ATGGGGTCCGCAGGAGTGACGGCGGCCCAGAATTCAGCCGTGGGCGAACAAGCCCCCGGAGCGTCGCCCTCGGAGGTTCCTCCGAGTCCCCAGGGCAAAGGTTCGACCAAGAAACAAGCGTCCGGGCGGGCCGCGAAGCAGGCGTCCGCTCCGGCCCCGAAGCAAGCGTCCGGGCGGGCCGCGAAGCAGACGGCCGGCCCGGCCCCGAAGCAGGCGTCCGGTCCGGCCCCTGAGCGGGCGTCCGGGGGGCCCGCCAAGCGGCCCAAGCCGGAATCCCGCCTCGCGATGATCCGCAGGGCCCGCCGGATCAACCGGGAGCTGGCCGAGGTGTACCCGTACGCGCATCCGGAACTGGATTTCCGCAACCCGTTCGAGCTCCTGGTCGCCACCGTCCTCTCCGCGCAGACCACCGACCTGCGCGTGAACCAGACGACCCCGGCCCTGTTCGCCGCCTACCCGAGCCCCGAGGCCATGGCCGCGGCCGCCCCGGAGGATCTGGAGGAGCTGATCCGGCCGACCGGGTTCTTCCGGGCCAAGTCGCGCTCCCTCCTCGGGCTCTCGCAAGCGCTGTGCGAGAAGTTCGGCGGAGAGGTGCCGGGCCGGATAGAAGACCTGGTGACCCTGCCCGGCGTGGGCCGCAAGACGGCCAACGTGGTCCTCGGCAACGCCTTCGGCGTCCCGGGGATCACCGTCGACACGCACTTCGGCCGGCTGGTGCGCCGCTTCAAGTGGACCGAGCAGGAGGACCCGGAGAAGGTCGAGGAAGAGATCTGCGCGATCTTCCCCAAGAGCGAGTGGACGATGCTCTCGCACCGCGTCGTCTTCCACGGCCGCCGGATCTGCCATGCCCGCAAGCCCGCTTGCGGCGCTTGCCCGATCGCCCCGCTCTGCCCGTCGTACGGCGAGGGCGAGACCGATCCCGAGAAGGCGCGGATGCTGCTCAAGTACGAGAAGGGCGGCCAGCCCGGCCAGCGGCTGAGCCCGCCGCCGGACTATCCGGGGCTGCCCGCACCACCGCTGGGCGGCGCCCCGGCGCCCTGA
- a CDS encoding MBL fold metallo-hydrolase has translation MTDAASLPGQPRGVVSSGPATARAVNVLAPNASAMTLDGTNTWLVSEPDSDLAVVIDPGPLDEGHLQAVIRTAEEAGKRVALTLLTHGHPDHAGGAGRFAELTGTKVRALDPALRLGDEGLSAGQGIRVGGLELRVVATPGHTSDSLSFHLPADRAVLTGDTILGRGTTVVAHPDGRLGDYLDSLRRLRSLTVDDGVHTVLPGHGPVLDDAQGAVEFYLAHRAHRLAQVETAVENGFLTPEAVVAYVYADVDRSLWPIAEWSVRAQLEYLQDHGLIPGEPE, from the coding sequence ATGACCGACGCCGCAAGCCTGCCGGGCCAGCCCCGCGGAGTGGTCTCCTCCGGGCCCGCCACCGCCCGCGCGGTCAACGTCCTGGCCCCCAATGCCTCCGCCATGACCCTGGACGGCACCAACACCTGGCTCGTCTCGGAGCCGGACTCGGACCTGGCCGTCGTCATCGACCCGGGCCCGCTGGACGAGGGGCACTTGCAGGCGGTCATCCGTACCGCCGAGGAGGCCGGCAAGCGGGTCGCACTGACCCTGCTGACGCACGGCCACCCCGACCACGCGGGGGGCGCCGGCCGCTTCGCCGAGCTCACCGGCACCAAGGTGCGTGCCCTCGACCCGGCGCTGCGCCTGGGCGACGAGGGCCTCTCGGCGGGCCAGGGCATCCGGGTGGGCGGCCTGGAGCTGCGCGTCGTGGCGACGCCCGGCCACACCTCCGACTCCCTCTCCTTCCACCTGCCCGCCGACCGGGCCGTCCTGACCGGCGACACCATCCTCGGGCGCGGCACGACCGTCGTCGCACACCCCGACGGCCGGCTCGGCGACTACCTGGACTCCCTGCGCCGCCTGCGTTCGCTCACGGTCGACGACGGGGTCCACACGGTGCTTCCGGGCCACGGGCCGGTCCTGGACGACGCGCAGGGTGCCGTCGAGTTCTACCTGGCCCACCGCGCGCACCGCCTCGCGCAGGTGGAGACCGCTGTGGAGAACGGTTTCCTCACTCCGGAGGCGGTCGTGGCGTACGTGTACGCCGATGTCGACCGGTCGCTCTGGCCGATCGCGGAATGGTCCGTTCGGGCGCAGCTGGAGTACCTTCAAGATCACGGACTGATCCCAGGGGAGCCCGAATGA
- the nhaA gene encoding Na+/H+ antiporter NhaA, translating to MAAPSPTDHQRRKLLGRLSLPERRFVADALRTETVGGVLLLVAAITALVWANVPPIAGAYDSVRSFHIGPSSLGLDLSLQHWAADGLLAVFFFVAGIELKRELVAGDLRDPKAAALPVIAALSGMVMPAVVYVLVNLVGGGSTDGWAVPTATDIAFALAVLAVIGTSLPSALRAFLLTLAVVDDLFAILIIAVFFTSDIDFPALGGAVAGLALFWFLLRSGVRGWYVYVPLALVIWGLMYNSGVHATIAGVAMGLMLRCSRKEGEDTSPGEHIEHLVRPLSAGLAVPLFALFAAGVSLSDKAIGQVFTRPETLGVVLGLVVGKTVGIFGGTWLAARFTKAELNEDLAWPDVLAVASLAGIGFTVSLLIGELAFAGDETLTDEVKAAVLIGSLTAAIVACVLLKLRDRKYRALTEAEDRDEDHDGIPDIYELDNPEYHLRMARIHEEKAAEHRRLAAAAATPAGNEAAAGSSAERDRPA from the coding sequence GTGGCCGCGCCCAGTCCCACCGACCACCAGCGCCGCAAGCTGCTCGGCCGGCTCTCGCTGCCCGAGCGCCGCTTCGTCGCCGACGCCCTGCGGACCGAAACCGTCGGCGGCGTGCTCCTCCTGGTGGCCGCGATCACCGCACTCGTCTGGGCCAACGTCCCCCCGATCGCGGGCGCCTATGACAGCGTGCGGTCCTTCCACATCGGCCCCAGCTCGCTCGGCCTGGACCTCTCCCTCCAGCACTGGGCGGCGGACGGCCTGCTCGCCGTCTTCTTCTTCGTCGCCGGCATCGAGCTCAAGCGCGAACTCGTCGCGGGCGACCTGCGCGACCCCAAGGCGGCCGCCCTCCCGGTGATCGCCGCCCTCAGCGGCATGGTCATGCCCGCGGTGGTCTACGTACTCGTCAACCTGGTCGGCGGCGGTTCGACGGACGGCTGGGCGGTCCCGACCGCCACCGACATCGCCTTCGCGCTCGCGGTCCTCGCGGTCATCGGCACTTCCCTGCCGTCGGCCCTGCGCGCGTTCCTGCTGACCCTCGCGGTCGTGGACGACCTCTTCGCCATCCTGATCATCGCGGTGTTCTTCACCAGCGACATCGACTTCCCGGCGCTCGGCGGCGCCGTCGCGGGCCTCGCTCTCTTCTGGTTCCTGCTCCGCAGCGGCGTCCGCGGGTGGTACGTCTACGTCCCGCTCGCCCTCGTGATCTGGGGGCTGATGTACAACAGCGGGGTCCACGCCACCATCGCGGGTGTCGCGATGGGCCTGATGCTGCGCTGCAGCCGCAAGGAGGGCGAGGACACTTCCCCCGGGGAGCACATCGAACACCTCGTACGGCCCCTTTCGGCGGGCTTGGCCGTCCCCCTCTTCGCCCTGTTCGCCGCCGGTGTCTCCCTCTCCGACAAGGCGATCGGCCAGGTCTTCACCCGGCCGGAGACCCTCGGCGTGGTGCTCGGTCTGGTCGTCGGCAAGACCGTGGGCATCTTCGGCGGCACCTGGCTGGCGGCCCGCTTCACCAAGGCCGAACTGAACGAGGACCTCGCCTGGCCGGACGTGCTCGCGGTCGCCTCGCTGGCCGGCATCGGCTTCACGGTGTCCCTCCTCATCGGGGAACTCGCCTTCGCCGGCGACGAGACGCTCACCGACGAGGTCAAGGCCGCCGTCCTGATCGGCTCGCTCACGGCCGCGATCGTCGCGTGCGTGCTGCTCAAGCTCCGCGACCGCAAGTACAGGGCGCTGACGGAGGCCGAGGACCGCGACGAGGACCACGACGGCATCCCGGACATCTACGAACTGGACAACCCCGAATACCACCTGCGCATGGCGCGCATCCACGAGGAGAAGGCGGCGGAACACCGGCGCCTCGCGGCAGCGGCCGCGACGCCCGCGGGAAACGAAGCGGCGGCCGGGTCCAGCGCAGAGCGCGACCGTCCGGCATGA
- a CDS encoding alpha/beta fold hydrolase has protein sequence MTAPSPASGTPPTAASAVRLDIPGGKEVTHRDVAANGARFHVAELGDGPLVLLLHGFPQFWWTWRHQLTALADSGYRAVAMDLRGVGGSDRTPRGYDPANLALDITGVIRSLGEPDAALVGHDLGGYLAWTAAVMRPKLVRRLVVSSMPHPRRWRAAMLADFGQTRASSHIWGFQRPFLPERQLVADDGALVGRLIREWSGPVPPEDADVEVYRRAMCIPSTAHCSIEPYRWMMRSMARPDGLQFNRRMKRPMRVPTLHLHGSLDPVMRTRSAAGSGEYVEAPYRWRLFDGLGHFPHEEDPAAFSAELVNWLKDPEPDR, from the coding sequence ATGACAGCGCCCTCGCCGGCTTCCGGCACCCCGCCCACGGCCGCCTCGGCGGTACGGCTCGACATCCCCGGCGGGAAAGAGGTGACGCACCGGGACGTCGCCGCCAACGGCGCGCGGTTCCACGTGGCCGAGCTCGGTGACGGGCCGTTGGTGCTGCTGCTGCACGGCTTCCCGCAGTTCTGGTGGACCTGGCGGCACCAGCTGACCGCCCTCGCCGACTCCGGATACCGCGCCGTCGCGATGGACCTGCGCGGGGTGGGCGGCAGCGACCGCACGCCGCGCGGCTACGACCCGGCGAACCTGGCGCTCGACATCACCGGCGTCATCCGGTCCCTCGGTGAGCCGGACGCCGCCCTCGTCGGACACGACCTGGGCGGTTACCTCGCCTGGACGGCGGCCGTGATGCGGCCGAAGCTGGTCCGCCGGCTGGTGGTCTCCTCCATGCCGCACCCGCGCCGCTGGCGCGCGGCGATGCTCGCGGACTTCGGCCAGACCCGGGCGAGTTCGCACATCTGGGGGTTCCAGCGGCCGTTCCTCCCCGAACGGCAGCTCGTCGCCGACGACGGGGCGCTCGTGGGCCGGCTGATCCGGGAGTGGTCCGGTCCGGTGCCGCCCGAGGACGCCGACGTCGAGGTGTATCGGCGCGCGATGTGCATCCCGTCCACCGCGCACTGCTCGATCGAGCCGTACCGCTGGATGATGCGTTCGATGGCCCGGCCCGACGGGCTCCAGTTCAACCGGCGCATGAAGCGGCCGATGCGGGTGCCGACGCTGCACCTGCACGGCTCGCTCGATCCGGTGATGCGTACGCGCAGCGCTGCCGGTTCCGGCGAGTACGTCGAAGCCCCTTACCGCTGGCGGCTGTTCGACGGGCTGGGGCACTTCCCGCACGAGGAGGACCCCGCGGCCTTCTCGGCGGAGCTGGTGAACTGGCTCAAGGACCCCGAGCCGGACCGCTGA
- a CDS encoding phage holin family protein, which yields MSALDQGVEGAERTLGQLVASATAEMSALVHDEIALAKAELRQDVKRAGIGGAAISTAGVFALFSLPVLSFAAAYGIHNLGLGLAWSFLIVGGAFLLLAGVAALLAVSKFKKVKPPEKSIASIKQTAAVVGTVKPHPRPVSDKAVGVARSSS from the coding sequence ATGAGCGCGTTGGACCAAGGGGTGGAAGGAGCCGAGCGCACACTCGGCCAGCTGGTCGCCTCGGCGACCGCCGAGATGTCCGCCCTGGTGCACGACGAGATCGCCCTCGCGAAGGCGGAGCTGCGCCAGGACGTCAAGCGCGCGGGCATCGGCGGGGCCGCGATCTCCACCGCAGGGGTGTTCGCACTGTTCTCCCTGCCGGTGCTGAGCTTCGCCGCGGCGTACGGGATCCACAACCTCGGGCTGGGGCTCGCCTGGTCCTTCCTCATCGTCGGTGGCGCGTTCCTGCTGCTCGCCGGAGTGGCGGCGCTGCTGGCCGTCTCGAAGTTCAAGAAGGTCAAGCCCCCGGAGAAGTCCATCGCCTCCATCAAGCAGACGGCGGCGGTCGTCGGGACCGTCAAGCCGCACCCGCGCCCGGTCAGTGACAAGGCTGTGGGTGTGGCACGCTCGTCCTCATGA
- a CDS encoding MarP family serine protease, with the protein MNVLDILLLVAAVWFAIVGYRQGFVVGILSVIGFLGGGLIAVSLLPLIWDQVTDNGTQVSTTVVVIAVVVIIICASIGQALTTHLGSRLRRHITWSPARAIDATGGALVNVVAMLLVAWLIGSALAGTSLPTLGKEVRNSKVLLGVSRVMPAQANTWFSDFSATLAQNGFPQVFSPFSNEPITEVRSPDPALARSGVADLAKRSIVKVVGTAPSCSKVLEGTGFVFAPGKVMTNAHVVGGVAEPTVQVGGEGKLYDGKVVLYDWERDIAVLDVPKLRAPALEFTDKDAVSGSDAIVAGFPENGAYDIRSARVRGRINANGPDIYHRGTVRRDVYSLFATVRQGNSGGPLLTPDGKVYGVVFAKSLDDPDTGYALTADEIRDDIRSGKAAQQRVDSQGCAL; encoded by the coding sequence GTGAACGTGCTGGACATCCTGTTGCTGGTCGCCGCCGTGTGGTTCGCGATCGTCGGCTACCGCCAGGGCTTCGTCGTCGGCATCCTGTCGGTGATCGGCTTCCTGGGCGGTGGTCTCATCGCCGTGTCCCTGCTGCCTTTGATCTGGGACCAGGTCACGGACAACGGCACCCAGGTGTCCACCACCGTCGTGGTGATCGCCGTCGTCGTGATCATCATCTGTGCCTCGATCGGCCAGGCCCTCACCACCCATCTGGGCAGCAGGCTCAGACGCCACATCACCTGGTCCCCGGCCCGCGCGATCGACGCGACGGGCGGGGCGCTGGTGAACGTGGTCGCGATGCTGCTGGTCGCGTGGCTGATCGGTTCCGCGCTCGCCGGGACCTCACTGCCCACCCTGGGCAAGGAGGTCCGCAACTCCAAGGTGCTGCTCGGCGTGTCGCGGGTGATGCCGGCGCAGGCGAACACCTGGTTCTCGGATTTCAGTGCGACCCTGGCGCAAAACGGTTTCCCCCAGGTGTTCAGCCCGTTCTCCAACGAGCCGATCACCGAGGTGCGGTCGCCCGATCCGGCGCTCGCCCGCAGCGGCGTCGCCGACCTCGCCAAGCGGTCGATCGTGAAGGTCGTGGGAACCGCGCCCAGTTGCAGCAAGGTGCTGGAGGGCACGGGCTTCGTCTTCGCGCCCGGCAAGGTCATGACCAACGCGCACGTCGTCGGCGGGGTCGCCGAGCCGACCGTGCAGGTGGGCGGCGAGGGCAAGCTCTACGACGGCAAGGTGGTGCTCTACGACTGGGAGCGTGACATCGCCGTCCTGGACGTGCCCAAGCTGAGGGCGCCCGCGCTGGAGTTCACCGACAAGGACGCGGTGAGCGGCAGCGATGCGATCGTGGCCGGCTTCCCGGAAAACGGTGCATACGACATCCGCTCGGCGCGCGTACGCGGCCGGATCAACGCCAACGGTCCGGACATCTACCACCGCGGCACGGTCCGACGGGACGTGTACTCCCTGTTCGCGACGGTCCGCCAGGGCAACTCCGGCGGTCCGCTCCTGACGCCCGACGGCAAGGTGTACGGGGTCGTCTTCGCCAAGTCCCTCGACGACCCCGACACCGGCTACGCCCTGACGGCGGACGAGATCCGCGACGACATCCGCAGCGGGAAGGCCGCCCAGCAACGGGTCGACAGCCAGGGCTGCGCGCTCTGA
- the acs gene encoding acetate--CoA ligase: MPGDTTDTLGKGDVVSNESLANLLKEERRFAPPADLAAAANVTGAAYAQAEADRLGFWAEQARRLTWATEPTQTLDWTNPPFAKWFADGKLNVAYNCVDRHVEAGNGDRVALHFEGEPGDSRAITYAELKDEVSKAANALTELGVRAGDRVAVYLPMIPEAVVAMLACARVGAAHSVVFGGFSADAVASRIQDADAKLVITSDGGYRRGKPSALKPAIDEAVAKCPQVEHVLVVRRTGQDTAFTEGRDVWWHDIVERQSAEHTPQAFDAEHPLFILYTSGTTGKPKGILHTSGGYLTQAAYTHHAVFDLKPETDVYWCTADIGWVTGHSYIVYGPLANGATQVMYEGTPDTPHQGRFWEVVQKYGVTILYTAPTAIRTFMKWGDDIPAKFDLSSLRVLGSVGEPINPEAWIWYRKNIGGDRCPIVDTWWQTETGAMMISPLPGVTETKPGSAQRALPGIGATVVDDEGREVPDGGGGYLVLTEPWPSMLRTIWGDDQRFIDTYWSRFEGKYFAGDGAKKDEDGDIWLLGRVDDVMLVSGHNISTTEVESALVSHPSVAEAAVVGANDETTGQAIVAFVILRGSASETQTLVAELRDHVGATLGPIAKPKRILPVQELPKTRSGKIMRRLLRDVAENRAVGDVTTLADSSVMDLIQSKLPAAGTED, from the coding sequence ATGCCCGGGGACACAACGGACACCCTGGGAAAGGGAGATGTCGTGAGCAATGAAAGCCTGGCCAACCTGTTGAAGGAGGAGCGCCGATTCGCTCCCCCTGCCGACCTGGCCGCCGCTGCCAACGTGACAGGGGCTGCGTACGCACAGGCCGAGGCGGACCGGCTGGGCTTCTGGGCCGAGCAGGCCCGGCGGCTGACCTGGGCCACCGAACCGACGCAGACGCTCGACTGGACCAACCCGCCCTTCGCGAAGTGGTTCGCGGACGGCAAGCTGAACGTCGCGTACAACTGCGTCGACCGGCACGTCGAGGCCGGCAACGGCGACCGCGTCGCCCTGCACTTCGAAGGTGAGCCCGGCGACAGCCGCGCGATCACCTACGCCGAGCTCAAGGACGAGGTCTCCAAGGCCGCCAACGCCCTGACCGAGCTGGGCGTGCGGGCCGGCGACCGGGTGGCGGTCTACCTGCCGATGATCCCCGAGGCCGTCGTCGCGATGCTCGCCTGCGCCCGCGTCGGCGCCGCCCACTCGGTGGTCTTCGGCGGTTTCTCCGCCGACGCCGTCGCCTCCCGCATCCAGGACGCCGACGCCAAGCTGGTCATCACCTCCGACGGCGGCTACCGCCGCGGCAAGCCCAGCGCGCTCAAGCCCGCCATCGACGAGGCCGTCGCCAAGTGCCCGCAGGTCGAGCACGTCCTCGTCGTGCGCCGCACCGGCCAGGACACCGCCTTCACCGAGGGCCGCGACGTCTGGTGGCACGACATCGTCGAGCGCCAGTCCGCGGAGCACACCCCGCAGGCCTTCGACGCCGAGCACCCGCTGTTCATCCTGTACACCTCGGGGACCACGGGTAAGCCCAAGGGCATCCTGCACACCTCCGGCGGCTACCTCACGCAGGCCGCGTACACCCACCACGCGGTGTTCGACCTCAAGCCGGAGACGGACGTCTACTGGTGCACGGCCGACATCGGCTGGGTGACCGGGCACTCCTACATCGTCTACGGTCCGCTCGCCAACGGCGCCACCCAGGTGATGTACGAGGGCACCCCGGACACCCCGCACCAGGGCCGGTTCTGGGAGGTCGTGCAGAAGTACGGCGTCACCATCCTCTACACCGCGCCCACGGCGATCCGGACGTTCATGAAGTGGGGCGACGACATCCCCGCGAAGTTCGACCTGTCGAGCCTGCGGGTCCTCGGCTCGGTGGGCGAGCCGATCAACCCCGAGGCCTGGATCTGGTACCGCAAGAACATCGGCGGCGACCGCTGCCCGATCGTGGACACCTGGTGGCAGACCGAGACCGGCGCCATGATGATCTCCCCGCTCCCGGGCGTCACCGAGACCAAGCCGGGCTCGGCGCAGCGCGCCCTGCCGGGCATCGGCGCCACGGTCGTGGACGACGAGGGCCGCGAGGTCCCCGACGGCGGGGGCGGCTACCTGGTGCTCACCGAGCCGTGGCCGTCGATGCTGCGCACCATCTGGGGTGACGACCAGCGGTTCATCGACACCTACTGGTCGCGCTTCGAGGGCAAGTACTTCGCGGGTGACGGCGCGAAGAAGGACGAGGACGGCGACATCTGGCTGCTCGGCCGGGTCGATGACGTGATGCTGGTTTCCGGCCACAACATCTCGACCACAGAGGTCGAGTCGGCGCTCGTCTCCCACCCCTCGGTCGCCGAGGCGGCGGTGGTGGGTGCGAACGACGAGACCACCGGCCAGGCCATCGTCGCCTTCGTCATCCTGCGCGGCAGCGCGTCCGAGACGCAGACCCTGGTCGCGGAGCTGCGTGACCACGTGGGCGCGACGCTCGGCCCGATCGCCAAGCCGAAGCGCATCCTGCCGGTGCAGGAGCTGCCGAAGACCCGCTCGGGCAAGATCATGCGCCGTCTGCTGCGTGACGTGGCGGAGAACCGGGCCGTCGGTGACGTGACCACGCTCGCCGACTCCTCCGTGATGGACCTGATCCAGAGCAAGCTGCCCGCCGCCGGCACCGAGGACTGA
- a CDS encoding NUDIX hydrolase — translation MTRGTRDESMTGAPVGGSEAPGDESYVGPRGGVTLSTRGLPAWLGPVVEAARTVRPHQLSRFLPPEDGRGRQSAVLILFGEGPRGPELLLQERAGSLRSHAGQPSFPGGALDPEDGDPHTTGPLRAALREAQEETGLDPAGVQLFGALPRLYIPVSEFVVTPVLGWWRVPTPVGAVDPAETARVFTVPVADLADPAHRVTAVHPSGHLGPAFTVESALVWGFTAGVIDRLLHFAGWEREWDRSREVTIDWRA, via the coding sequence ATGACGCGGGGTACGAGGGACGAGAGCATGACGGGCGCGCCGGTGGGCGGGTCGGAGGCCCCGGGTGATGAGTCGTACGTCGGCCCCCGCGGCGGCGTGACCCTGAGCACCCGGGGGCTTCCCGCCTGGCTGGGCCCGGTGGTGGAGGCCGCGCGCACGGTGCGGCCCCACCAGCTGAGCCGGTTCCTGCCCCCCGAGGACGGGCGGGGCCGCCAGTCCGCCGTGCTGATCCTCTTCGGTGAAGGCCCGCGCGGCCCGGAGCTGCTGCTCCAGGAACGGGCGGGGAGCCTGCGTTCCCACGCGGGCCAGCCCTCCTTCCCGGGCGGCGCCCTCGACCCCGAGGACGGCGATCCGCACACCACGGGCCCGCTGCGCGCCGCCCTGCGGGAGGCCCAGGAGGAGACCGGCCTCGATCCCGCCGGGGTCCAGCTCTTCGGGGCGCTGCCCCGCCTCTACATCCCGGTCAGCGAGTTCGTCGTGACCCCGGTGCTCGGGTGGTGGCGGGTCCCGACCCCGGTCGGCGCCGTGGACCCGGCGGAGACGGCCCGGGTCTTCACGGTGCCGGTGGCGGATCTCGCGGACCCGGCGCACCGTGTGACGGCCGTGCACCCGAGCGGTCATCTGGGCCCCGCTTTCACCGTCGAATCGGCTCTGGTCTGGGGTTTCACCGCCGGGGTGATCGACCGGTTGCTCCACTTCGCGGGGTGGGAGCGGGAGTGGGACCGCTCACGTGAGGTCACGATCGACTGGCGCGCATGA
- a CDS encoding Crp/Fnr family transcriptional regulator codes for MDDVLRRAPLFAALDDEQAAELRASMGEVTLARGDALFHEGDPGDRLYVVTEGKVKLHRTSPDGRENMLAVLGPGELIGELSLFDPGPRTATATALTEVKLLGLGHGDLQPWLNARPEVATALLRAVARRLRKTNDQMSDLVFSDVPGRVARALLDLSRRFGVQSEEGIHVVHDLTQEELAQLVGASRETVNKALADFAGRGWLRLEARAVILLDVERLAKRSR; via the coding sequence GTGGACGACGTTCTGCGGCGCGCCCCGCTGTTCGCGGCGCTCGATGACGAGCAGGCCGCGGAGCTCCGCGCCTCCATGGGCGAGGTGACCCTCGCACGCGGTGACGCCCTGTTCCACGAGGGCGACCCCGGTGACCGGCTGTACGTCGTCACCGAGGGCAAGGTCAAGCTGCACCGCACCTCCCCCGACGGCCGCGAGAACATGCTGGCCGTCCTCGGCCCCGGCGAGCTGATCGGCGAGCTGTCGCTGTTCGACCCGGGCCCGCGCACCGCCACCGCGACCGCGCTGACCGAGGTCAAGCTGCTGGGCCTCGGCCACGGCGACCTCCAGCCCTGGCTGAACGCCCGGCCCGAGGTGGCGACGGCGCTGCTGCGCGCCGTGGCGCGGCGCCTGCGCAAGACCAACGACCAGATGTCCGACCTGGTCTTCTCCGACGTTCCGGGCCGTGTGGCCCGGGCCCTCCTGGACCTGTCGCGCCGCTTCGGCGTGCAGTCGGAGGAGGGCATCCACGTCGTGCACGACCTCACGCAGGAGGAGCTGGCGCAGCTCGTCGGCGCCTCCCGCGAGACGGTGAACAAGGCGCTGGCCGACTTCGCCGGGCGCGGCTGGCTGCGGCTGGAGGCGCGTGCGGTGATCCTGCTGGACGTGGAGCGGCTGGCGAAGCGCTCGCGCTGA